DNA from Brachyspira aalborgi:
TATATGAGCAATAGTTTAAATATTATAAACGAGCCTTTAATAAAATACGCAATGAAAACAAGCATATCGGGAATAAATAAATTAATAACGGACAGTGCAAATGTCGACAATATAGGTTATATGGCTATATCGAATATTACATGCGCAGCCGCTTCTTGTAATGGAAATTTCGGAGCTATGAGGGCTTTATCGATAGCGATTAATAGCGTTTATTCTGTAAATAAATCTATAGTTTGCTCTATACTTCTTCCTTATGTTATGGAATATTATATGGCATCCGCTCCTAAAAAATATAATGTATTGGCGGATTTTATAGAAAATATCGATAAAGAAATGACGCCTATAGAAATAGGAATTCAAGCTGGACAATATATAAAGAGAATACAACAAGATATTAATCTACCAATGAAGTTAAACGAACTTAATATAGACAGAAATAAATTCGATAAAGTGGCGGAACTTGCTTTAACTTATAGCGGTATGGATAAATTGCCAAGAGCTATGAGTAAAGAATCTATAATAAATATATTAGAACAAGCTTATTAATTAACTTTCGCTTTTAGGCGCGTATTTGTATGGATTTTTATGCAAATAATCTATAAGTTTTTTATTCGGTTTATAGCTTTCTATAATCGGTAAAGTTCTATATTCTAAAAGTTTAGTTTTATACATATCGGCATATTTATTATAAGCGAGACATAAAAGATGCTCCAAATTAATTGTGTCTAAAAGGTTATAATGAATTAAAGAATCTATAGCCGTTTTATCTTTTGTATCTTTATAATAATTCCAAAGCAAAACCGCCGTGTAGCCGTTTACTCCTTCCATATCGTCTCCTCTAGAAAGCCCGACATCATGCTCTATCTTTTTTAATCCTCCGCTATAACCAAGCTCTTTAAGTAAAAAACGCAAATCTATTTGAGCGCAGTTTATATTTGTTTCAAAATATCTTTCCAAAAAAGGAATATCAAAACAAGAACCGTTAAAAGTAACAATTATAGAATAATCTTTAATATAATCTAAAAATTCCTTTTCGTTTATTCCATGAACAAAAACTTTCATTTCTTTTCCGTCATAACAACCGATAACAGTAATATGAGCGTTTGAAGGTTTTATTCCCGTAGTTTCTATATCTAAAAAAACGGTTTCATTTGAAAGCAAAGGATATAATCTATAAATGATTGAAGGAGGAAATTTTTTTATAAAATAATTATAATTTTTAGAATTAAAATTATATATCGATTCGGGCAATTCTTCTTTTAAAGATTCTTTTATGCTTTTAGGCATAGCGTAATAATCTATTTTTTCAATAGCGTCCTGCCAATCAAAAACGCCTTCTTCCCATAATAATTTTTCTTTTTTCGGATTTATTCCTTTTATATGTTGAAATGTTCTCTTTATCAAATCCATTACTTATATTTTATTTCCTTTTCCATTTAACCCCTTGAGGAGTATCCATTATTTCTATACCCATAGACAAAAGATTATTTCTTATTTCATCAGCTTTTTTATAATTTTTTTCTTTTTTAGCGGCGCTTCTCTCTTCAATAAGTTTATTAATTTCTTCTTCGTACATATTTGAAACTTCGCTTTCGCCTTTCATATTAAAGCAGTTTATTATATTATTAACTCTTTCTATAAATTTAATTATTCTATTCCTAGATTCGTTATTTATAAAATAAAAAGAAGTGTTTATATTTTTAACTAAAGTAAAAAATATTCCTAAAGCCTCTGAAATATTCAAATCGTTATATATCGCTTCTGAAAATTTTTCATTACTTTCTTCAATTTCTTTTAATATATTTTTATTTATTTCATTATCGTTTGAATTATCAATATCTTTCAATCTAAAAATTAAATCATTAACTCTGTTGATTGCATTTTGAGATTGATTTATTCCTTCGATTGTAAAATTTAATTGTTTTCTATAATGCGCGCTCATAAGCGAATATCTTATCGCTTCGGGAGATAAACCTTTATCAAGCAAATCTCTTAAAGTGTAGAAATTTCCTTTCGATTTTGACATTTTCTCTCCATCAACTACCAAATGTTCGCAATGAAGCCAATAATTAACAAATTTTTCTTTAAAAGCCGCTTCATTTTGAGCAATCTCGTTTTCATGGTGCGGAAATTTATTGTCGATTCCTCCAGTGTGAATATCGAAATGCTTTCCCAAATATTTACTGCTCATAGCCGAACATTCTATATGCCAACCAGGTCTTCCTTTTCCAAACGGAGAATCCCAATAAACATCGCCGTCTTCTTTAGTATAAGCTTTCCATAAAACAAAATCGCTAGCGTTTTCTTTATCGTATTCGTCAGTAGAAACTCTTCCCGAAGCTCCTTCAAGCAATTCTTGTTTATCTAAATTTGCAAGCTCTCCGTATTTATTAAATGTGCTAATCTTAAAATAAGTAGAACCGTCCGCCTCGTAAGTATGTCCGTTTTCTTTCAATAATTCTATAATCTCTATCATTTCTTTTATATGTTCGGTAGCGGAAGGATAAAAATTTGCAGGTTTTATTTTCAAAGTTTTAATATCTTCAAAAAAAGCGTCTTTATATTTTTTTGTATATTCGTTTAACGAAATATTATTTTCTTTTGAGTTTTTAATAGTTTTATCGTCAACATCGGTTAAATTCATAGCCAATTTTACTTCGTAGCCAAAATCTTCCAATACTCTTCTAACCAAATCGCTAAAAATATAAGCTCTAAAATTTCCTATATGAGCGTAATTATAAACCGTGGGACCGCAAGAATACATGCCAACTTTTTTATCGTTTATAGGTTTAAATAATTCTTTTTTTCTCGTTAATGAATTATAAAATATTATTTCATGCATATAAATTATTCCGTTTAATAAATAGAAATTTAATATTCTTTATATTTTACTTAAAAGGCTTTATTTGTCAATATAGAAATTAATAATCTTTTGATATTTTTAAATAAATTTATTTTCTATTTCTATTGCTATTTTAAGTAATGTTTTGTAATTATTGATATTAAAATTATTGATTTATTTTAGTTTATTAAATTTTAAAAAGAGGCTTCGATTATTGAAACCTCTTTTTATTTTTCATTTATTAATTAGGAATTATAGCAAAAGCTCTAACGGGGAAACCAGGAAGTTTATCAAATTTAGGAACGCCTATAAAAATAACTCCGCCTTTTGCAGGCAGAAGATTAAGATTATTTAAAACTTCAACTTGATATTTATTTGTATCTAAAACAAATTTTTCGCTTAAAAGAAAATTATTTTTTATAATGTCTATACTCGCATCGGTATCCAAAGTTTCATGTCCTATAGCTAAAGCTCCTCTTTTATTTAGAATTAAATCTAAAGCTTCTATACTCCAACCTGGCGTATGAGCTACTCCGTTTGAATCTTTATTATAGAAATCGGATTTTCCCCATCTCTTACTCCAACCGCTTGCAAACGCTACAAAAGAATCTTTTTCTATTTTTCCGTTTTCTTTCTCCCAATTTAAAATATCTTCGGCGGTTAAAATAAAATCTGGATTATTTTCAACCTCTTTTTCTTTATTTATAACAAAAAGCGGTAAAACCAATTCCTTTAATCCTAACTGTTCCAAAGTTCTTTTATTTTCGCTAAAATGAATCGGAGCGTCAATATGCGTTCCGTATTGAGTAACAAAAGAAACTCTGCCTACAAAAAAACCGTCCTTTTCAATCGTATAAAGAGTTTCAATATTTAAATTTGGAAAAGCGCCGAATTTAGGAATAGATGAATTAACATTATGAGTTAAATCTATCCATTTATTTTCTTTTAAAGTTTCTAAAGCTTTTATAATATCGCTCATAATTTTTTCTCCTTTTTTTATTTAGTTTAATTAAAATTTAATTATAAATCGTCATTGCAAGATAAAGTCGAAAAAATCAATTTATAGCTGATTATAATGCATTCTTATTAAATCTCGCAATGACTAATTCTTAAATATTTTTTTTGTTTACTTTTCAATAGCTTTTTTCAAATCCGCTATCAAGTCTGAAACGGTTTCCAAACCTATGCTCAAACGAACTGTATTCGGCGTTATTCCCGCAGATTTCAACTCCGACTCGCTTAATTGAGAATGCGTAGTTGAAGCTGGATGAATAACTAAAGATTTTGAATCGCCAATATTCGCCGTTATTGAATATAGAGTCAAACTGTTGCATATCTTTTTAGCCTCTTCATAACTTTGAGCCTCGAAACTTAAAAGTCCGCTCGCTCTTGAATCCTTAAAATATTTTTTCAAAAGATTATGATAAGGACTCGAAGTTAAACCTGGATAGTTAACCTCTTTAACTTTTTTATGAGATTCCAAAAATTTTGCTATTTCCAAAGCACTGTCGCTATGTTTTTGAATTCTCAATTCCAAAGTTTCCAAACCTTGAAAATGAATCCAAGCGTTTTGCGGGCTTAAAGAAGCTCCGATATTTCTAAGCCATTCTATTAATATTCTTATACTAAAAATAGGAAGAGGAAGATTTGCATAAATCAAACCATGATAACTTTCATCTGGAGTGTTAAAAGCTGGATAACGAGAATTATCCTTAATAAGTTCGTTTAATCCTTCTCTTTCTATAACCGCTCCTCCGAGTCCGCTTCCATGTCCGTTTATATATTTAGTTAAGCTATGAACGGAAACATCTACTCCGAAATCGAAAGGACGAAATAATATAGGCGTTGCAACAGTGTTATCGCAAATTGTAACTATTTTATGTTTTTTCGCTATATCAGTTATGGTTTCAACATCCGCTATCGCTATTTGAGGATTTGAAAGACTTTCAAAGAATATAGCTTTAGTTTTATCGTCTATAATTTTTTCAAGACTGCTTAAATTGTCTATATCAAAAACTCTTCCTTCTATTCCGAATCTTTTCAAAACATGAACGAGCAAAGTTTGAGAGCCTCCGTAAATTTTATTTGAATAGGCTATATTATCTCCGTTTTGCGCAAGATTAACTAAAGAATAGAATACAGCCGAACTTCCGCTTGCAGTAGCGACTCCGAAAGCCCCGCCTTCTACAGCCGCAATTCTTTTTGCAAGCATATCTACGGTTGGATTGGTAAGACGGGAATATATATTTCCCAATTCCTCTAAACTGAACCTAGCCGCAGCTTGTTCGGCGTTTTCAAAACTATAAGCCGTGCTTTGATAGATTGGAACGCTTAAAGTTCTCTGTCTATCGTATTCGTATCCCGCATGAAGCGATAAAGTATTTGTCGTAAAATTATTGTTTGGTAAATTTGCCATTGTTTTTCTCCTTAAAATTTTAAAATTATAAATTAATGAACCAAAGAGATTTAAATTAAAATCTCAACTTAAAGCCTTTAAATATATAAAAATTGTTAAAATAGAATATTAGCGCGCAACAACGCGCATCATCATAGAAAAAGCGAAAGAAAAATAAAATTTGCAGGATGCAATATTTGATAAATTAAACAAATTTTTAATCATAAATATTCCTCCTTCTTTTATATTTTTCTTTGATTGATTAATT
Protein-coding regions in this window:
- a CDS encoding ribonuclease H-like domain-containing protein — encoded protein: MDLIKRTFQHIKGINPKKEKLLWEEGVFDWQDAIEKIDYYAMPKSIKESLKEELPESIYNFNSKNYNYFIKKFPPSIIYRLYPLLSNETVFLDIETTGIKPSNAHITVIGCYDGKEMKVFVHGINEKEFLDYIKDYSIIVTFNGSCFDIPFLERYFETNINCAQIDLRFLLKELGYSGGLKKIEHDVGLSRGDDMEGVNGYTAVLLWNYYKDTKDKTAIDSLIHYNLLDTINLEHLLCLAYNKYADMYKTKLLEYRTLPIIESYKPNKKLIDYLHKNPYKYAPKSES
- a CDS encoding O-acetylhomoserine aminocarboxypropyltransferase/cysteine synthase family protein; this translates as MANLPNNNFTTNTLSLHAGYEYDRQRTLSVPIYQSTAYSFENAEQAAARFSLEELGNIYSRLTNPTVDMLAKRIAAVEGGAFGVATASGSSAVFYSLVNLAQNGDNIAYSNKIYGGSQTLLVHVLKRFGIEGRVFDIDNLSSLEKIIDDKTKAIFFESLSNPQIAIADVETITDIAKKHKIVTICDNTVATPILFRPFDFGVDVSVHSLTKYINGHGSGLGGAVIEREGLNELIKDNSRYPAFNTPDESYHGLIYANLPLPIFSIRILIEWLRNIGASLSPQNAWIHFQGLETLELRIQKHSDSALEIAKFLESHKKVKEVNYPGLTSSPYHNLLKKYFKDSRASGLLSFEAQSYEEAKKICNSLTLYSITANIGDSKSLVIHPASTTHSQLSESELKSAGITPNTVRLSIGLETVSDLIADLKKAIEK
- a CDS encoding cyclase family protein; amino-acid sequence: MSDIIKALETLKENKWIDLTHNVNSSIPKFGAFPNLNIETLYTIEKDGFFVGRVSFVTQYGTHIDAPIHFSENKRTLEQLGLKELVLPLFVINKEKEVENNPDFILTAEDILNWEKENGKIEKDSFVAFASGWSKRWGKSDFYNKDSNGVAHTPGWSIEALDLILNKRGALAIGHETLDTDASIDIIKNNFLLSEKFVLDTNKYQVEVLNNLNLLPAKGGVIFIGVPKFDKLPGFPVRAFAIIPN
- the cysS gene encoding cysteine--tRNA ligase; amino-acid sequence: MHEIIFYNSLTRKKELFKPINDKKVGMYSCGPTVYNYAHIGNFRAYIFSDLVRRVLEDFGYEVKLAMNLTDVDDKTIKNSKENNISLNEYTKKYKDAFFEDIKTLKIKPANFYPSATEHIKEMIEIIELLKENGHTYEADGSTYFKISTFNKYGELANLDKQELLEGASGRVSTDEYDKENASDFVLWKAYTKEDGDVYWDSPFGKGRPGWHIECSAMSSKYLGKHFDIHTGGIDNKFPHHENEIAQNEAAFKEKFVNYWLHCEHLVVDGEKMSKSKGNFYTLRDLLDKGLSPEAIRYSLMSAHYRKQLNFTIEGINQSQNAINRVNDLIFRLKDIDNSNDNEINKNILKEIEESNEKFSEAIYNDLNISEALGIFFTLVKNINTSFYFINNESRNRIIKFIERVNNIINCFNMKGESEVSNMYEEEINKLIEERSAAKKEKNYKKADEIRNNLLSMGIEIMDTPQGVKWKRK